The Montipora capricornis isolate CH-2021 chromosome 1, ASM3666992v2, whole genome shotgun sequence genome contains a region encoding:
- the LOC138057673 gene encoding pyruvate dehydrogenase [acetyl-transferring]-phosphatase 2, mitochondrial-like isoform X1, producing the protein MNRTEAIGTLSKWKWPVVGVAAAFVGSMYTYGFNRNFALQASTGNEESSSTIGLGALLHKLIHNFIQGSKGSEKPPLSPKEASEILRRNEKRIDVNVGAVSHYETNNFASNHPCEDRGNEWLLLKTNGTAFGVFDGHGGWQCAEVVKERLPLYVALSLLSKVDLTLLGRNYSNDLSAANEFLFSFRHDMSLQKESSSSNGVGYTLSQKQEVFHTGPKYLAKNLIEKPFNGRMPIAESLSLAFTQLDDDIATEAIPVRVIDDSFVVGATGACALVSYIEGQQLYVANAGDCRAVLGSLSQDGSWIATPLSIDQTATNSDEVKRLQSEHPGEENFVIRNGRLLGQLQPLRSFGDIQYKWDKVTHSHVLTQVYGGPIVPPSMYKTPPYLTAKPVITQHHLQVHDKFLILATDGLWDVLSNEQAVALVAELLEQQGKCKGQTPVDVTTASQNELLEHNAATYLIRHALGGNDHNIVAQMLVVPDQYRRMWRDDITVTVVFFNSETFLSKL; encoded by the exons ATGAACAGAACAGAGGCGATTGGAACCTTAAGCAAGTGGAAATGGCCAGTCGTTGGTGTCGCAGCTGCTTTTGTTGGGTCAATGTACACCTATGGATTCAACAGAAACTTCGCACTTCAAGCAAGCACTGGAAACGAGGAGTCGTCTAGTACGATAGGATTAGGAGCACTTTTGCACAAACTGATTCACAACTTCATACAAGGCTCTAAAGGGTCAGAGAAACCTCCTCTGAGTCCGAAAGAAGCCAGCGAAATATTGAGAAGGAATGAAAAGAGGATTGATGTGAATGTTGGGGCTGTGTCTCATTACGAAACTAACAATTTCGCTTCCAATCATCCTTGTGAAGATCGAGGTAACGAATGGCTACTTTTGAAAACCAATGGAACTGCCTTTGGTGTATTCGATGGGCATGGCGGTTGGCAATGCGCTGAGGTTGTGAAAGAAAGGTTACCATTATACGTTGCCTTGTCTCTTCTTTCCAAGGTTGACTTGACTCTTTTGGGAAGGAATTATTCCAACGATTTGTCAGCAGCTAATGAGTTCCTTTTCAGTTTTCGGCACGACATGTCTCTGCAAAAGGAAAGCAGTTCCAGTAACGGTGTTGGTTACACTTTGAGTCAAAAGCAGGAGGTTTTTCACACTGGACCAAAGTATTTGGCAAAGAATTTAATAGAGAAACCGTTTAACGGCCGTATGCCTATTGCGGAATCGCTCAGTTTGGCCTTCACACAGTTAGATGATGACATCGCTACAGAAGCCATACCAGTGAGAGTCATTGATGACTCATTTGTTGTTGGTGCAACAGGTGCTTGTGCATTAGTGTCCTACATTGAAGGCCAACAACTCTATGTTGCAAATGCAG GTGATTGTAGGGCAGTGTTAGGAAGCTTGAGCCAGGATGGTTCTTGGATTGCCACTCCTCTGTCTATTGATCAGACAGCAACTAATTCAGATGAAGTGAAAAGACTCCAGTCAGAGCATCCAGGGGAAGAGAACTTTGTTATCAGGAATGGTCGTCTGTTAGGACAGTTGCAGCCTTTACGTTCCTTTGGTGACATTCAGTATAAATGGGATAAAGTAACTCATTCTCATGTGTTAACACAAGTGTATGGTGGCCCAATAGTCCCACCAAGTATGTACAAAACACCACCTTACCTTACTGCAAAGCCTGTCATTACTCAGCACCACTTGCAAGTACATGACAAATTCCTTATCCTTGCCACTGATGGGCTGTGGGATGTGCTAAGCAATGAGCAAGCTGTTGCTCTGGTGGCAGAGTTGCTTGAACAGCAAGGTAAATGCAAAGGACAGACACCTGTGGATGTTACCACTGCCTCTCAGAATGAGTTGTTGGAACACAATGCTGCTACCTACCTTATCCGCCATGCCTTGGGGGGCAATGACCACAATATTGTTGCACAGATGCTAGTGGTTCCCGACCAGTATAGGCGAATGTGGCGAGATGACATTACAGTGACTGTGGTGTTTTTTAATTCAGAAACCTTTTTATCCAAACTGTGA
- the LOC138057673 gene encoding pyruvate dehydrogenase [acetyl-transferring]-phosphatase 2, mitochondrial-like isoform X2, which produces MNRTEAIGTLSKWKWPVVGVAAAFVGSMYTYGFNRNFALQASTGNEESSSTIGLGALLHKLIHNFIQGSKGSEKPPLSPKEASEILRRNEKRIDVNVGAVSHYETNNFASNHPCEDRGNEWLLLKTNGTAFGVFDGHGGWQCAEVVKESFRHDMSLQKESSSSNGVGYTLSQKQEVFHTGPKYLAKNLIEKPFNGRMPIAESLSLAFTQLDDDIATEAIPVRVIDDSFVVGATGACALVSYIEGQQLYVANAGDCRAVLGSLSQDGSWIATPLSIDQTATNSDEVKRLQSEHPGEENFVIRNGRLLGQLQPLRSFGDIQYKWDKVTHSHVLTQVYGGPIVPPSMYKTPPYLTAKPVITQHHLQVHDKFLILATDGLWDVLSNEQAVALVAELLEQQGKCKGQTPVDVTTASQNELLEHNAATYLIRHALGGNDHNIVAQMLVVPDQYRRMWRDDITVTVVFFNSETFLSKL; this is translated from the exons ATGAACAGAACAGAGGCGATTGGAACCTTAAGCAAGTGGAAATGGCCAGTCGTTGGTGTCGCAGCTGCTTTTGTTGGGTCAATGTACACCTATGGATTCAACAGAAACTTCGCACTTCAAGCAAGCACTGGAAACGAGGAGTCGTCTAGTACGATAGGATTAGGAGCACTTTTGCACAAACTGATTCACAACTTCATACAAGGCTCTAAAGGGTCAGAGAAACCTCCTCTGAGTCCGAAAGAAGCCAGCGAAATATTGAGAAGGAATGAAAAGAGGATTGATGTGAATGTTGGGGCTGTGTCTCATTACGAAACTAACAATTTCGCTTCCAATCATCCTTGTGAAGATCGAGGTAACGAATGGCTACTTTTGAAAACCAATGGAACTGCCTTTGGTGTATTCGATGGGCATGGCGGTTGGCAATGCGCTGAGGTTGTGAAAGAAAG TTTTCGGCACGACATGTCTCTGCAAAAGGAAAGCAGTTCCAGTAACGGTGTTGGTTACACTTTGAGTCAAAAGCAGGAGGTTTTTCACACTGGACCAAAGTATTTGGCAAAGAATTTAATAGAGAAACCGTTTAACGGCCGTATGCCTATTGCGGAATCGCTCAGTTTGGCCTTCACACAGTTAGATGATGACATCGCTACAGAAGCCATACCAGTGAGAGTCATTGATGACTCATTTGTTGTTGGTGCAACAGGTGCTTGTGCATTAGTGTCCTACATTGAAGGCCAACAACTCTATGTTGCAAATGCAG GTGATTGTAGGGCAGTGTTAGGAAGCTTGAGCCAGGATGGTTCTTGGATTGCCACTCCTCTGTCTATTGATCAGACAGCAACTAATTCAGATGAAGTGAAAAGACTCCAGTCAGAGCATCCAGGGGAAGAGAACTTTGTTATCAGGAATGGTCGTCTGTTAGGACAGTTGCAGCCTTTACGTTCCTTTGGTGACATTCAGTATAAATGGGATAAAGTAACTCATTCTCATGTGTTAACACAAGTGTATGGTGGCCCAATAGTCCCACCAAGTATGTACAAAACACCACCTTACCTTACTGCAAAGCCTGTCATTACTCAGCACCACTTGCAAGTACATGACAAATTCCTTATCCTTGCCACTGATGGGCTGTGGGATGTGCTAAGCAATGAGCAAGCTGTTGCTCTGGTGGCAGAGTTGCTTGAACAGCAAGGTAAATGCAAAGGACAGACACCTGTGGATGTTACCACTGCCTCTCAGAATGAGTTGTTGGAACACAATGCTGCTACCTACCTTATCCGCCATGCCTTGGGGGGCAATGACCACAATATTGTTGCACAGATGCTAGTGGTTCCCGACCAGTATAGGCGAATGTGGCGAGATGACATTACAGTGACTGTGGTGTTTTTTAATTCAGAAACCTTTTTATCCAAACTGTGA
- the LOC138058537 gene encoding uncharacterized protein, whose amino-acid sequence MGDPSMLLKTFVEWTKPKSKALAVAANFCRLEHGDLSLAEYIDKATILCGKCKYPPEACDRLLRDAIVIGLRSKEAYYKCIEKGSALTLEEAIEIAQNQDATAHQVGYMRPEFKGDPLQIEVHKLQGNRQLGTKWNRRQQPQIPGSNDQKQVKSKRESCFNCGAKPSHPKSKCPAKKAKCFKCGKEGHYGSVCRSKRKDVRVNEIQVQSATGSLAKTQCQTIIIC is encoded by the coding sequence ATGGGAGATCCAAGCATGCTGTTAAAAACGTTCGTGGAGTGGACAAAGCCGAAATCCAAGGCACTTGCAGTAGCAGCAAATTTCTGCCGCTTGGAGCATGGTGATCTTAGCCTTGCAGAGTACATTGACAAAGCCACTATTCTGTGCGGCAAGTGTAAATATCCCCCGGAAGCCTGCGATCGGCTACTTCGGGATGCAATAGTTATTGGGCTACGTTCCAAAGAGGCCTATTATAAGTGCATTGAAAAAGGCTCAGCATTGACGCTGGAAGAGGCGATAGAAATCGCTCAGAATCAAGATGCTACAGCACACCAGGTTGGTTATATGCGACCAGAATTCAAAGGCGATCCACTGCAGATAGAAGTTCATAAACTCCAAGGAAACAGACAGTTAGGAACCAAGTGGAACCGCAGACAGCAGCCACAAATACCAGGTTCCAATGATCAGAAACAAGTAAAGTCTAAAAGAGAAAGCTGTTTCAACTGTGGAGCGAAACCGTCACATCCCAAAAGTAAGTGTCCCGCAAAGAAGGCAAAGTGCTTCAAGTGCGGGAAGGAAGGGCATTACGGTTCCGTGTGCAGATCAAAGAGGAAAGATGTACGTGTCAATGAGATACAAGTCCAGTCTGCAACTGGTTCTCTCGCGAAAACCCAATGTCAAACTATCATTATTTGCTGA